Proteins encoded in a region of the Pseudomonas putida genome:
- a CDS encoding GntP family permease: MTVLIALAALALLMLAAYRGYSVILFAPIAALGAVLLTDPSAVAPAFTGVFMEKMVGFIKLYFPVFLLGAVFGKLIELSGFSRSIVAAAIRLLGTRQAMLVIVLVCALLTYGGVSLFVVVFAVYPFAAEMFRQSNIPKRLIPATIALGAFSFTMDALPGTPQIQNIIPSTFFNTTAWAAPWLGLIGTLFVFFTGMAYLQRQRNKAQRAGEGYGTDLRNEPETAADLTLPNPWLALSPLILVGVMNLLFTHWIPQWYGPSHSLQLPGMSAPVQSDVAKLTAIWAVQAALLVGILMVLVCAFGAIRTRLAEGTKSAVSGALLAAMNTASEYGFGAVIASLPGFLVLADALRGIPNPLVNEAITVTLLAGITGSASGGMSIALAAMGDTFIAAAHAANIPLEVLHRVAAMASGGMDTLPHNGAVITLLAVTGLTHREAYKDIFGITLIKTLAVFVVIATFYATGIV, translated from the coding sequence ATGACCGTGCTCATCGCTCTCGCCGCTCTGGCCCTGCTGATGCTGGCTGCCTACCGCGGTTACAGCGTAATTCTGTTCGCCCCCATCGCCGCCCTCGGCGCCGTCCTGCTTACCGACCCATCCGCCGTGGCCCCCGCATTCACCGGGGTGTTCATGGAGAAAATGGTCGGTTTCATCAAACTGTATTTCCCGGTATTCCTGCTGGGCGCGGTGTTCGGCAAGCTGATCGAGCTGTCCGGTTTCTCTCGCTCGATCGTCGCGGCGGCCATCCGCCTGCTCGGCACGCGCCAGGCGATGCTGGTGATCGTGCTGGTTTGCGCCCTGCTCACCTACGGCGGTGTGTCGCTGTTCGTGGTGGTGTTCGCGGTGTACCCGTTCGCCGCCGAAATGTTCCGCCAAAGCAACATCCCCAAACGCCTGATCCCGGCCACCATCGCCCTGGGCGCCTTCTCGTTCACCATGGACGCCCTGCCCGGCACCCCACAGATCCAGAACATCATCCCCAGCACCTTTTTCAACACCACCGCCTGGGCTGCGCCCTGGCTGGGCCTGATCGGCACGCTGTTTGTGTTCTTTACCGGCATGGCCTACCTGCAGCGCCAACGCAACAAGGCCCAGCGCGCCGGTGAAGGTTATGGCACCGACTTGCGCAACGAGCCAGAAACCGCTGCCGACCTGACCCTGCCCAACCCTTGGCTGGCACTCTCGCCGCTGATACTGGTGGGGGTGATGAACCTGCTGTTCACCCACTGGATCCCCCAGTGGTACGGCCCCAGCCACAGCCTGCAACTGCCAGGCATGAGCGCGCCGGTACAAAGCGACGTGGCTAAGCTCACCGCCATCTGGGCCGTGCAGGCGGCGTTGCTGGTGGGCATCCTGATGGTGCTGGTGTGCGCCTTCGGCGCCATTCGCACACGCCTGGCCGAAGGCACCAAAAGCGCGGTGAGCGGCGCGCTGCTGGCGGCGATGAACACCGCGTCGGAATACGGTTTTGGCGCAGTGATCGCCTCGCTGCCGGGCTTTCTGGTACTGGCCGATGCCCTGCGCGGCATCCCCAACCCACTGGTCAATGAAGCCATCACCGTGACCTTGCTGGCCGGCATCACCGGCTCTGCTTCGGGCGGCATGAGCATCGCCCTGGCGGCCATGGGCGATACCTTCATCGCCGCCGCACATGCCGCCAACATCCCGCTCGAAGTGCTGCACCGGGTGGCCGCCATGGCCAGTGGCGGTATGGACACACTGCCACACAACGGCGCGGTGATCACCTTGCTGGCCGTTACCGGCCTGACTCACCGCGAGGCCTACAAGGACATTTTCGGTATTACTCTGATCAAGACCCTGGCGGTGTTCGTGGTCATCGCCACGTTCTATGCCACCGGCATCGTTTAA
- the hbdH gene encoding 3-hydroxybutyrate dehydrogenase, with translation MTLNGKTALVTGSTSGIGLGIAQVLARAGANLVLNGFGDPAPAMAEIARHGVKVVHHPADLSDVAQIEALFNLAEGQFGGVDILVNNAGIQHVAPVEQFPTESWDKIIALNLSAVFHGTRLALPGMRMRNWGRIINIASVHGLVGSTGKAAYVAAKHGVVGLTKVVGLETATSKVTCNAICPGWVLTPLVQKQIDDRAANGGDPLQAQHDLLAEKQPSLAFVTPEHLGELVLFLCSEAGSQVRGAAWNVDGGWLAQ, from the coding sequence ATGACCCTCAACGGCAAGACTGCACTCGTCACCGGTTCCACCAGCGGCATCGGCCTGGGCATCGCCCAGGTGTTGGCCCGCGCGGGTGCCAACCTCGTGCTCAACGGCTTTGGCGACCCGGCACCGGCCATGGCCGAGATTGCCCGGCACGGGGTGAAGGTGGTCCATCACCCGGCAGACCTGTCGGACGTGGCCCAGATCGAGGCCTTGTTCAACCTAGCAGAAGGCCAATTCGGCGGCGTCGACATTCTGGTCAACAACGCCGGTATTCAGCATGTGGCGCCGGTGGAGCAGTTCCCCACCGAAAGCTGGGACAAGATCATTGCCCTGAACCTGTCGGCCGTATTCCATGGCACCCGTTTGGCGCTGCCGGGCATGCGCATGCGCAACTGGGGGCGCATCATCAACATCGCTTCGGTGCATGGTTTGGTGGGTTCGACCGGCAAGGCAGCCTACGTGGCGGCCAAGCACGGTGTAGTCGGGCTGACCAAGGTGGTAGGCCTGGAAACCGCCACCAGCAAGGTCACCTGCAACGCGATCTGCCCAGGTTGGGTATTGACCCCGCTGGTACAGAAACAGATCGACGATCGTGCCGCCAACGGTGGCGATCCACTGCAAGCGCAACACGATCTATTGGCAGAAAAGCAACCGTCCCTGGCCTTCGTTACCCCCGAGCACTTGGGTGAACTGGTACTATTCTTGTGCAGCGAGGCCGGTAGCCAGGTTCGCGGCGCCGCCTGGAACGTCGATGGTGGCTGGTTGGCCCAGTGA
- the eco gene encoding serine protease inhibitor ecotin: protein MRPTPMTAILALTLAAAAPAMAASLKDVAPYPEAEKGFTRQVIHLPAQADESAYKLEILAGKTLKVDCNRQRLGGSLEERTLEGWGYNYYRLDKVSGPASTLMACPDGKKTEAFVPVVGDGFLLRYNSKLPVVVYVPKDVEVRYRVWSASQDVQKANVE, encoded by the coding sequence ATGCGCCCAACCCCGATGACCGCGATTCTGGCCCTGACCCTGGCTGCCGCCGCACCTGCGATGGCTGCCAGCCTGAAGGACGTCGCCCCCTACCCAGAAGCGGAAAAAGGCTTCACCCGGCAGGTCATCCACCTGCCGGCCCAGGCCGATGAATCGGCCTATAAACTCGAAATCCTCGCTGGCAAAACGCTGAAGGTCGACTGCAATCGCCAGCGCCTGGGCGGCAGCCTGGAAGAACGCACCCTGGAAGGCTGGGGCTACAACTACTACCGCCTGGACAAAGTCAGCGGCCCGGCCAGTACGCTGATGGCCTGCCCAGATGGCAAAAAGACCGAAGCCTTCGTACCGGTGGTCGGTGACGGCTTCCTGCTGCGCTACAACAGCAAGCTGCCGGTGGTGGTCTATGTGCCCAAGGATGTCGAAGTGCGCTACCGCGTGTGGTCGGCGTCGCAGGATGTGCAAAAGGCCAACGTAGAGTAA